From a region of the Helianthus annuus cultivar XRQ/B chromosome 5, HanXRQr2.0-SUNRISE, whole genome shotgun sequence genome:
- the LOC110939605 gene encoding LOW QUALITY PROTEIN: O-fucosyltransferase 15 (The sequence of the model RefSeq protein was modified relative to this genomic sequence to represent the inferred CDS: inserted 2 bases in 2 codons; deleted 3 bases in 3 codons): MLSRIQDSPPPPPSSSSLKLRFLKSNSSTLSLPSQDQLRKIAKGKKPHKTAYARLLYKAAHALAENQYKSTEPKDLWLEPYHAVASLWQPCADQRFWKPSEGNNGYILVTANGGINQQRVAVCNIVAVARLLNATLVIPTFMFSSVWRDTSQFADIYQEDFFIDYLKPDIRIVKELPKELQSLDLEAIGSVVTDVDIAKETRPSFYLKHILPLLMKNRVVHFVGFGNRLASDPIPYHLQRLRCRCNFHALQFTPKIQATAALLIQRMRQNATHSGILDENLVGXVCQSQREKSKKDFRYLALHLRFEIDMVAHSLCDFGGGEEEKKELQAYREIHFPGLVELNNSTKVPQPERLKAEGLCPLMPEETVLMLAGLGFKRETRMYLAGAHIYGGKSRLDALTTLFPNMVTKEDLLSPSEIEPFLNFSSQLAALDLITCTASDVFAMTDSGSQLSSLVTGYRVYYGGGKMPTIRPKTQTXQDIFMKNDTIEWKVFETRIRKAVRQNKRVFSRPVGRSVYRYLRCSECMCNTQEAIRPPPR, encoded by the exons ATGCTTTCCCGGATCCAAGATTcgcctcctcctcctccttcttcttcttctcttaaATTGCGTTTCCTCAAATCAAATTCCTCCACACTCTCACTTCCG TCTCAGGACCAACTGAGAAAGATTGCAAAAGGGAAGAAGCCGCATAAAACTGCTTATGCAAGGCTCTTATATAAAGCTGCTCATGCCTTGGCTGAA AATCAGTACAAATCTACAGAGCCCAAAGATTTGTGGCTGGAACCCTATCATGCTGTTGCATCATTGTGGCAACCTTGTGCTGATCAGCGT TTTTGGAAACCTAGTG AGGGAAACAATGGTTACATTTTGGTTACTGCAAATGGTGGTATAAACCAACAGAGAGTAGCT GTCTGCAACATAGTTGCAGTTGCAAGACTACTTAATGCAACTCTTGTTATTCCCACCTTTATGTTCAGTAGCGTGTGGAGAGATACTAG TCAATTTGCAGATatatatcaagaggacttttttatTGATTACCTGAAACCCGATATCCGTATAGTGAAGGAATTGCCAAAGGAGTTACAGTCACTGGATCTTGAAGCTATTGGTAGTGTG GTGACGGATGTTGATATTGCAAAAGAGACAAGACCCAGTTTTTACTTGAAACATATTCTTCCACTTTTAATGAAGAATAGAGTTGTTCATTTTGTTGGGTTTGGGAATCGTTTGGCATCTGATCCAATACCATATCACTTGCAG AGACTCCGATGCAGATGTAATTTTCACGCCCTGCAATTTACTCCAAAAATACAAGCAACAGCTGCCTTGTTGATTCAGAGGATGCGTCAGAATGCAACGCATTCAGGAATATTGGATGAAAACCTGGTTG CCGTTTGCCAAAGTCAAAGGGAAAAATCAAAAAAAGATTTCCGATACTTGGCTTTACACTTGAGGTTTGAAATCGACATGGTAGCTCATTCTTTATGTGATTTTGGTGGCggtgaagaagaaaagaaggagCTGCAAGCATATCGTGAAATTCATTTTCCTGGATTAGTGGAGCTAAATAACAGCACTAA GGTACCCCAACCAGAGAGACTGAAGGCAGAAGGTCTGTGTCCCTTAATGCCTGAGGAAACCGTGCTTATGCTTGCTGGCCTTGGTTTCAAGCGTGAGACACGAATGTATTTGGCAGGTGCACATATTTATGGTGGAAAATCAAGGCTGGATGCTTTAACGACACTG TTTCCTAATATGGTCACTAAAGAGGACCTGTTGTCGCCATCTGAAATTGAACCTTTCTTGAACTTCTCATCtcag CTAGCAGCACTAGACTTGATAACATGTACAGCATCGGATGTTTTTGCCATGACCGACTCAGGGAGTCAGTTATCGTCTTTAGTAACAGGTTACAGAGTATACTATGGTGGAGGGAAGATGCCGACGATCCGACCAAAAACGCAGA GGCAAGACATTTTCATGAAAAACGACACGATCGAATGGAAAGTTTTTGAAACCCGAATCCGGAAAGCAGTGAGACAAAACAAACGGGTGTTTTCACGACCCGTAGGAAGG AGTGTATATAGATACCTCCGTTGCAGTGAATGTATGTGCAATACACAAGAAGCTATTCGTCCTCCTCCTCGATAA